From Prinia subflava isolate CZ2003 ecotype Zambia chromosome 20, Cam_Psub_1.2, whole genome shotgun sequence, the proteins below share one genomic window:
- the PGK1 gene encoding phosphoglycerate kinase 1, translating to MSLSNKLTLDKVDVKGKRVVMRVDFNVPMKDHKITNNQRIKAAVPTIKHCLDHGAKSVVLMSHLGRPDGVPMPDKFSLAPVAVELKALLGREVSFLKDCVGAEVEQACANPAAGSVILLENLRFHVEEEGKGKDASGNKIKAEPAKVEAFRASLSKLGDVYINDAFGTAHRAHSSMVGVNLPQKAAGFLMKKELDYFAKALESPERPFLAILGGAKVQDKIQLINNMLDKVNEMIIGGGMAFTFLKVLNNMEIGNSLFDEEGSKIVKDLMAKAEKNGVKITLPVDFITADKFDENAQTGEATVASGIPAGWMGLDCGPESVKKFVEVVGRAKQIVWNGPVGVFEWDKFAKGTKALMDKVVEVTGKGCITIIGGGDTATCCAKWNTEDKVSHVSTGGGASLELLEGKVLPGVDALSNV from the exons ATGTCTCTCTCCAACAAACTCACTCTGGACAAGGTGGACGTGAAGGGCAAGCGCGTCGTCATGAG gGTTGACTTCAATGTTCCAATGAAGGATCACAAAATAACCAACAATCAGAG AATCAAGGCAGCTGTTCCTACCATCAAGCACTGCTTGGACCATGGGGCCAAGTCCGTGGTTCTCATGAGTCACCTGGGCCGCCCCGATGGTGTCCCCATGCCTGACAAGTTCTCCTTGGCCCCAGTAGCTGTGGAGCTGaaggcactgctgggcag GGAGGTCTCGTTCCTGAAGGACTGTGTTGGTGCTGAGGTGGAGCAGGCCTGTGCTAACCCTGCTGCTGGCTCGGTCATCCTGCTGGAGAACCTCCGATTCCACGTGGAAgaagaagggaagggcaaggatGCTTCAGGGAACAAG ATTAAGGCTGAGCCTGCAAAAGTGGAGGCTTTCAGAGCCTCTCTTTCCAAACTGGGAGATGTCTACATCAATGATGCTTTCGGCACGGCGCACCGAGCTCACAG CTCCATGGTAGGTGTCAATCTGCCTCAGAAGGCTGCTGGCTTCCTGATGAAGAAAGAACTGGATTATTTTGCCAAGGCCCTAGAGAGTCCAGAGAGACCCTTCTTGGCAATTCTTGGAGG AGCCAAAGTTCAGGATAAGATCCAGCTGATCAATAACATGCTGGATAAAGTCAATGAGATGATCATTGGTGGTGGAATGGCGTTCACCTTCCTCAAAGTGCTCAACAACATGGAG ATTGGCAACTCTCTGTTTGATGAAGAGGGATCAAAAATTGTCAAGGACCTGATGGCCAAGGCAGAGAAGAACGGTGTGAAGATCACTCTACCTGTTGACTTCATCACTGCTGACAAATTTGACGAGAACGCACAGACTGGGGAGGCCACAGTGGCTTCAGGCATTCCTGCTGGCTGGATG GGCCTGGACTGTGGCCCTGAGAGTGTGAAGAAGTTTGTTGAAGTTGTGGGAAGGGCCAAGCAGATCGTGTGGAACGGTCCAGTTGGGGTCTTTGAGTGGGACAAGTTTGCCAAAGGAACCAAAGCTCTGATGGACAAAGTGGTAGAAGTAACTGGAAAAGGCTGCATCACCATTATTG GTGGTGGAGATACAGCTACTTGCTGTGCCAAGTGGAACACTGAGGATAAAGTCAGCCATGTCAGCACAGGAGGTggtgccagcctggagctgctaGAGG GTAAGGTTCTCCCTGGTGTGGATGCCTTGAGCAACGTGTAG